In one window of Azospirillaceae bacterium DNA:
- a CDS encoding PHB depolymerase family esterase yields the protein MLWIVLAAASVLALPAQVRAETPPGRSAGCGGTAALPERLEVEVAGTRRHALVAAPRGYDPAIPHHLVFAFHGRTNTAAQARQYFRLEPAAQAPTIFVYPEALRAADGRFAWSDPRDPPGRLRDYAVFDALLDRMAASFCIDPAAVFVAGHSLGASFASSLACARGDRIRGVVAVAGGIVPSRCVGQVGAVLIHNPKDALVPIAEGRRALAAFLAQNGLAEERPDPVDIAGLACRRYGSDPNGNPVLWCQHDEDGTGGRRPGARPYPHTWPAEAGEIAMTFFEGLAD from the coding sequence ATGCTGTGGATCGTGCTGGCCGCCGCGTCCGTCCTGGCCTTGCCCGCGCAGGTCCGCGCCGAAACCCCACCGGGCCGCTCCGCCGGTTGCGGCGGGACGGCCGCCCTGCCGGAGAGGCTGGAGGTCGAGGTGGCGGGGACCCGACGCCATGCCCTGGTCGCGGCGCCGCGGGGCTACGACCCTGCCATCCCGCACCACCTGGTGTTCGCGTTCCACGGCCGGACCAACACGGCCGCCCAGGCCCGGCAGTACTTCCGACTGGAACCGGCGGCCCAGGCACCGACAATCTTCGTCTACCCCGAGGCCCTGCGGGCGGCGGACGGGCGCTTCGCATGGTCGGACCCGCGCGACCCGCCGGGACGATTGCGCGACTACGCCGTCTTCGACGCGTTGCTGGACCGGATGGCCGCGTCCTTCTGCATCGATCCCGCCGCCGTCTTCGTGGCGGGCCATTCGCTGGGCGCCAGCTTCGCCAGCAGTCTCGCCTGTGCACGGGGCGACAGGATCCGCGGCGTGGTGGCCGTGGCCGGCGGCATCGTGCCCTCGAGGTGCGTCGGCCAGGTCGGGGCCGTCCTCATCCACAATCCGAAGGACGCGCTGGTGCCCATCGCCGAAGGCCGCCGGGCGCTGGCCGCCTTCCTGGCCCAGAACGGCCTTGCGGAGGAACGGCCGGACCCGGTGGACATCGCGGGGCTCGCCTGTCGGCGCTACGGGTCGGACCCCAATGGCAACCCGGTGCTCTGGTGCCAGCACGACGAGGATGGAACCGGCGGGCGCCGGCCGGGTGCGCGCCCCTATCCCCACACCTGGCCGGCCGAAGCGGGCGAAATCGCCATGACCTTCTTCGAGGGTTTGGCGGACTGA